Proteins co-encoded in one Papaver somniferum cultivar HN1 chromosome 5, ASM357369v1, whole genome shotgun sequence genomic window:
- the LOC113279676 gene encoding pre-mRNA-splicing factor 38B-like, with translation MVRIGSTVDQGTTARRSNRIAERRRITNLDHQEERIKEAQENELQHEPQPEQKRNNDINYDRVSVHTSQTSSTGEETQRTGIPGRIDRNKEDMTIAELRQRLIAERRRDDEKSANLIRQNDDLREENLRLHEQRSRSAARSRSRSSISSSKQSQSNRENDRQRHRMEVIEENSQKNNNSQDQQERRRTMQDRGTK, from the coding sequence ATGGTGAGAATCGGATCTACTGTTGATCAAGGAACAACGGCTAGAAGGAGCAATAGAATcgcagaaagaagaagaattacaaatcttgatcACCAAGAGGAAAGAATAAAAGAAGCTCAAGAAAATGAACTCCAACATGAACCTCAGCCCGAACAAAAGCGGAATAATGATATTAATTATGATAGAGTTAGTGTTCATACTTCGCAAACAAGTTCTACTGGAGAAGAAACACAAAGGACTGGAATACCAGGAAGAATTGATAGAAATAAAGAAGATATGACAATTGCGgaacttagacaaagattgattgcaGAACGGAGAAGAGATGACGAAAAGAGTGCGAATTTGATTCGTCAAAATGATGATCTGAGAGAAGAAAATCTTAGGTTACATGAACAGAGATCAAGAAGTGCTGCAAGGTCAAGATCAAGGTCAAGCATAAGTTCatcaaaacaaagtcaatctaacCGTGAAAATGATAGGCAAAGACATCGTATGGAAGTTATTGAAGAAAATTCGCAAAAAAATAACAATTCACAGGATCAACAGGAGAGAAGACGTACAATGCAAGATCGAGGAACTAAATGA